A single window of Solenopsis invicta isolate M01_SB chromosome 3, UNIL_Sinv_3.0, whole genome shotgun sequence DNA harbors:
- the LOC120357290 gene encoding uncharacterized protein LOC120357290 produces MSLTEAEAKTRRTSIKGSVTRLKTFLESAQALRATKFELIERKKKLAELFEQYDEVQSRLECLAIDKDTTVTAAYVEDRARFEEAYFQLMSLHEQRINVIEQSQIESRPSTSVSNQVVTSQHNSDSNIRLPKIQLPTFSGSYEEWYTFHDSFDKLIHANEKLSSIQKFHYLRSSLKDKAAEVIKSFDITTDNYAEAWQLLSERFDNKRRIVQTHIKAIFEIAPIHKENCTALRGLLDNVLKHFRALKALQRPVDTWDDVMVHLVLTKLDSTTIKEWETSRTDTTIPTFKELTDFLAKRCQALETISNKSTGRVNSDVTNNSQKAKYPIAHVVTNNQSCIHCKGKHLIFQCESFRNLPVERRFEVAKNAHLCINCLKAGSHQAKNCTASSCRKCGKTHNTLLHFEAKNEIAKKDQQQTASLSKANESSSDSPSPVVTQCTQMSNACNVLLATAIVSVYDSRGQTHGCKVLLDSGSQLNFITENFANKLQLNVRDFHISMSGAAEGQFESKRIVNVTFRSRVNAYTKTIECIILHSIIQRIPQEFHPMSDYNIPSNLALADPNFNIPSDIDMLIGAPLFWPLLCVGQIKSCKAHPTLQKTKLGWVVGGPSFDCSNIATPVCHVTAVDKLNDSISKFWEVEHDISSANTAPRTLNEQLCETHFQQNVRRNKEGRFIVKLPVNEEKIQQLGDSMEIARRRFLNLERRLTTQPAVYLQYKNFMREYINLNHMREIKDLTNDKLSYYLPHHTVIKESSTTTKLRVVFDASCRTTSGLSLNDTLLAGPTVQDDLFSILTRFRIPQYAMTADVCKMYRQVLIDESQTYFQRIFWRESPQDDLKGFELLTLTYGTVPASFLAIRTIRKLAEDEAESFPIGSKVTLRDFYVDDLLTGASTLKQALKIKEQATELLKRGGFELTKWSSNHVSLRDSKVPCSKEFSLAVDHSNETRALGVSWNCESDIFKFTSIGHHQPLEKPTKRSILSRIALIFDPLGLLGPSVIIAKLLMQELWRSKLDWDESISNESHTLWREYEGKLQILRNIGIPCMVVCNEMQNVEIHGFSDASQQAYGACLYVKSISRNGQVEVRLLCSKSRVAPLKALSIPRLELCGALLLAQLTLKVRSCLPVLIRSMYFWTDSRIVLCWLRSCSRKWTPFVANRIAEIQRLTDISDWRHVPSLENSADPLSRGVMPDLLGDLDIWWFGPSWLKLNENEWPSENFHTSDIELPEGRVAALVSGIEAKPQYDIFNRFSKFSRLIRVVAFCHRFTKNCKIKGIKMLHVNNKDSVKVQPLTIEELEQSRIALVRLVQHDAFKAEMHSIKVNRCLNKNSNILRLKPFIDMHGILRVGGRLVNADISYQYKHPILLPGKHAFTQLIIKYEHERHLHAGAQATLSAIRQNYWPTSARSTVRSMIKKCVTCVRNAPTLSNTLMADLPETRVRSVKYVFQKCGVDYAGPFLYKEGQRKNSKTVKCYIALFICLATKAVHIELAADLSSETYLNVFKRFISRRGRPTDIYSDNGLNFVGAKRELNELYELFKTDSLKQKIVDFMALEKIKWHFIPPRAPHMGGIWEAAIKSTKFHLKRIIGEASLKHDELLTLLTQVEAILNSRPLTPLSNDPSDLNALTPAHFLIGCPITAYPEPSLETLPINKLSRWQRVEKLKQHFWRRWVKEYLHTCQSRTKWNTISKPIKIGQMILLQEDNLPPLCWSLGRIEQIHPGDDGVVRVATVRTPKGVYKRPITRLCVLPVEE; encoded by the coding sequence ATGAGTCTTACGGAAGCTGAAGCGAAAACACGGCGAACGAGCATAAAGGGCTCGGTCACGCGGCTCAAAACATTTCTAGAGTCCGCACAAGCGTTGCGTGCAACGAAATTTGAGTTAATTGAGCGCAAGAAAAAACTAGCGGAGTTATTCGAACAATACGACGAAGTGCAATCGCGACTCGAATGTTTAGCGATAGACAAGGACACGACTGTGACTGCAGCATATGTAGAAGATCGTGCGCGGTTTGAAGAAGCGTATTTTCAACTCATGTCTTTACATGAGCAGCGCATTAATGTAATTGAACAATCTCAGATAGAATCACGACCGAGCACTAGTGTGTCTAATCAAGTAGTTACGTCTCAACATAATTCAGACTCAAATATTCGATTGCCGAAAATACAGTTGCCTACTTTTTCTGGTTCGTATGAAGAGTGGTACACCTTTCATGATTCATTTGATAAACTCATTCACGCTAATGAAAAATTGTCGTCTATTCAAAAATTCCATTATTTGCGCTCGTCATTAAAAGACAAGGCGGCGGAAGTTATTAAATCTTTCGATATCACAACAGATAATTATGCCGAAGCATGGCAATTGTTAAGCGAACGTTTCGATAATAAGAGGCGTATAGTACAAACACATATTAAGGCGATATTTGAGATTGCTCCAATTCATAAAGAAAATTGCACAGCATTGCGTGGTTTACTCGACAATGTGCTTAAACATTTCAGGGCTCTTAAGGCATTACAGAGACCAGTTGACACATGGGATGATGTGATGGTTCATCTGGTGTTGACTAAGCTTGATTCCACTACGATCAAAGAATGGGAAACGAGTCGTACAGACACGACAATACCAACATTCAAGGAACTTACAGATTTTTTGGCAAAAAGATGTCAAGCCTTGGAAACGATATCAAACAAATCAACAGGACGTGTGAACTCTGATGTAACGAACAATTCACAGAAGGCCAAATATCCTATTGCGCACGTAGTTACAAATAATCAATCTTGTATACATTGTAAGGGTAAGCATTTGATTTTTCAATGTGAATCATTCCGTAATCTTCCTGTCGAAAGGCGTTTTGAAGTCGCTAAGAATGCACATTTATGTATCAATTGTTTAAAGGCGGGATCACATCAGGCTAAAAATTGTACAGCTAGTTCTTGTCGTAAATGTGGAAAGACACACAacacattattacattttgaagCAAAAAATGAGATAGCAAAAAAAGATCAGCAACAGACAGCTTCACTGTCTAAGGCAAATGAGTCTTCATCTGACTCGCCATCGCCGGTAGTAACTCAATGCACTCAGATGAGTAATGCTTGTAATGTTTTGCTTGCCACCGCTATAGTCAGTGTGTACGATTCCAGAGGACAAACCCATGGTTGTAAAGTTCTATTAGATAGTGGTTCGCAGTTGAATTTCATTacagaaaattttgcaaataaattacaacTTAATGTACGAGATTTTCACATTTCAATGTCTGGTGCAGCAGAAGGACAATTCGAATCAAAAAGAATAGTCAATGTCACTTTTCGATCTCGAGTTAATGCATATACTAAAACTATTGAATGCATAATTCTTCATAGTATTATACAAAGAATTCCTCAAGAATTTCATCCGATGTCAGATTATAACATCCCGTCAAATTTAGCACTAGCAGATCCTAACTTTAACATTCCAAGTGATATTGATATGCTCATCGGAGCTCCATTATTTTGGCCACTTTTATGTGTCGGTCAGATTAAATCGTGCAAGGCTCATCCTACGTTGCAGAAAACAAAGCTAGGGTGGGTGGTCGGAGGTCCATCGTTCGATTGCTCGAATATAGCGACACCAGTCTGTCACGTTACTGCGGTCGACAAACTAAATGACTCCATTTCGAAATTCTGGGAGGTTGAGCATGATATTTCTTCTGCTAATACAGCACCTCGTACTCTCAATGAACAACTATGTGAAACGCACTTTCAACAGAATGTTAGGCGTAACAAAGAAGGTCGGTTTATAGTTAAATTACCTGTGAACGAAGAGAAAATTCAGCAATTGGGCGACTCGATGGAGATCGCAAGGCGTCGCTTTCTTAACTTGGAAAGGCGTCTAACAACTCAACCCGCAGTCTATTTAcagtacaaaaattttatgcgagaatatattaacttaaatcaCATGCGTGAAATCAAGGATCTTACGAACGACAAACTCTCGTATTATTTACCGCATCATACGGTTATTAAAGAAAGTAGCACTACGACTAAGTTAAGAGTAGTGTTCGATGCGTCGTGCCGGACCACGTCGGGATTATCATTGAATGACACACTGTTAGCCGGACCGACAGTTCAAGACGATTTGTTTTCGATCCTCACGCGTTTTCGTATTCCTCAATATGCAATGACTGCTGATGTTTGTAAAATGTACAGGCAGGTTCTTATCGATGAATCCCAGACATACTTTCAACGTATCTTCTGGCGTGAATCTCCACAAGATGATTTGAAGGGTTTTGAACTCCTTACACTTACATACGGAACAGTTCCGGCGTCGTTTTTAGCTATTAGAACTATTAGAAAACTTGCAGAAGATGAGGCAGAATCATTTCCCATTGGATCAAAGGTCACCTTACGTGATTTTTATGTAGATGATTTATTGACAGGAGCGTCTACATTAAAGCAGGCATTAAAGATCAAGGAGCAAGCCACAGAACTACTTAAACGAGGTGGATTTGAATTAACGAAGTGGTCATCAAATCATGTATCTTTGCGAGATAGCAAGGTGCCTTGTAGCAAGGAATTTAGTTTAGCTGTTGATCATAGCAATGAGACTAGAGCTCTCGGTGTAAGTTGGAATTGCGAATCTGACATATTCAAATTCACAAGCATAGGACATCATCAACCGTTGGAAAAGCCTACCAAGCGTAGCATTTTATCCAGAATAGCTTTGATATTTGACCCCTTGGGGTTGTTGGGTCCATCCGTTATAATTGCCAAGCTTTTGATGCAAGAGTTATGGCGTTCTAAACTAGATTGGGATGAGTCTATATCTAATGAATCGCATACACTTTGGAGGGAATACGAAGGCAAGTTGCAAATACTTAGGAATATCGGAATACCATGCATGGTCGTGTGTAATGAAATGCAAAATGTAGAAATTCACGGATTTTCGGACGCGAGTCAACAAGCTTATGGGGCATGTCTGTATGTTAAATCTATTTCTCGTAATGGTCAGGTTGAAGTTCGCCTGTTATGTTCCAAATCCAGAGTGGCTCCCCTTAAGGCTTTATCCATACCACGTCTCGAGCTCTGTGGAGCATTGTTGTTAGCTCAACTTACACTAAAGGTAAGGAGTTGTTTACCAGTACTGATAAGGTCTATGTATTTTTGGACTGATTCTCGTATTGTATTGTGTTGGTTACGATCATGTAGTCGTAAATGGACACCATTTGTAGCTAATCGTATAGCGGAAATACAGCGTCTCACTGACATTAGCGATTGGAGGCATGTGCCTAGTCTTGAAAACTCTGCTGATCCACTTTCTCGAGGCGTTATGCCTGACTTATTAGGAGACCTAGATATATGGTGGTTCGGACCATCATGgttgaaattaaatgaaaacgAATGGCCTTCTGAGAATTTTCACACATCAGACATAGAACTACCCGAAGGAAGGGTTGCAGCATTAGTCAGCGGTATAGAAGCTAAACCAcaatatgacatttttaatcgtttttccAAGTTTTCACGTCTTATACGCGTCGTTGCCTTTTGTCATAGATtcacaaaaaattgcaaaataaaaggaataaaaatgttacacgtGAATAATAAAGATTCAGTTAAGGTTCAACCTTTAACGATTGAAGAGTTGGAACAATCTCGAATAGCGTTGGTAAGGTTAGTGCAGCACGATGCCTTCAAGGCGGAAATGCATTCAATTAAGGTTAATAGATGTTTAAACAAAAAcagtaatattttaaggttaaaACCTTTTATAGATATGCATGGTATTTTAAGAGTCGGTGGTCGATTGGTCAACGCGGATATTTCTTATCAATATAAACATCCTATTCTTTTGCCAGGCAAACATGCCTttacacaattaattattaaatacgagCATGAGCGTCACTTACACGCGGGAGCGCAAGCTACCTTGTCAGCCATTCGGCAAAATTATTGGCCAACGTCAGCTCGAAGTACGGTGCGAagcatgataaaaaaatgtgttacatGTGTGCGTAATGCTCCTACATTAAGTAACACATTAATGGCAGATTTGCCTGAAACACGGGTAAGATCggtaaaatatgtttttcaaaaatgtggCGTTGATTACGCAGGGCCATTCCTTTACAAGGAAGGTCAAAGAAAGAACTCTAAAACCGTTAAGTGCTATATAGCACTATTTATTTGTCTAGCCACTAAGGCTGTTCATATTGAGCTAGCGGCAGATTTGTCCTCAGAAACatatttgaatgtatttaaGCGATTCATAAGTCGGAGAGGACGCCCCACCGACATATATTCAGATAATGGGTTAAACTTTGTAGGAGCAAAACGTGAGTTAAATGAAttgtatgaattatttaaaactgaTAGTCTTAAGCAAAAAATTGTCGATTTTATGGCcctggaaaaaataaaatggcattTTATCCCACCCAGAGCTCCACATATGGGTGGCATTTGGGAGGCGGCTATTAAGAGTACCAAATTTCATTTGAAGCGTATTATTGGCGAAGCATCTTTGAAACATGATGAACTGCTCACTTTGTTGACACAGGTAGAAGCTATATTGAACTCTAGGCCACTCACCCCTTTATCCAACGACCCCAGTGATTTGAATGCCCTTACTCCGgcacattttttaattggatGTCCAATCACGGCGTATCCTGAGCCTAGCCTTGAAACGTTGCCCATCAACAAATTATCACGATGGCAAcgtgttgaaaaattaaaacagcatTTCTGGCGCCGTTGGGTGAAAGAATATCTTCATACGTGCCAATCACGTACTAAATGGAACACAATTAGCAAACCCATCAAAATTGGGCAGATGATATTATTACAAGAGGACAATTTACCACCACTATGTTGGAGTCTGGGTCGGATAGAGCAGATTCATCCAGGTGATGACGGTGTTGTTCGCGTCGCCACCGTGCGAACTCCTAAGGGAGTGTATAAGCGCCCAATCACGCGGCTGTGTGTTTTACCCGTGGAGGAATAA